GGTCGAACAGACCGCGTCGCGGATCGCTGACCGCATGTACCTGCAGCACGCTGCTGTCGACCGTTGCCAGCAGCGCCGGCAGTTGCGGGCTGTCGAGCCATGCTGGCAGCGCAGTAATGCTCAAGGGAAGTGATGACGGCAAAGCAGCACGCAGATGAATCAGGAAGTCAGCGTAAGCCGGCAGCCGCGCGTTGCCGGCATCGTGATCGATCTCGATCCCGGACAGCGTAAGTCCCCGGGTTTGCCAGTCATCGATCACCTGAAGGATCTGTGCGGTGACCTGCTCCTGATCCAGCGCTTGAAGCTGACCATCAAGGCGAATTACCGCGATCAGCGGCCGGCCATCGCGTTTGAGCAACGGCGGATCGATCCGCGCCCGGCTCCAACCCGCCGGAGGGAAGGCCTGCAACGCCAGAACGCGCAGGGTCGAGAAATCTGCGCGGCTGCCCTTGAGCGCCGCCTCATGGGCCGGCGTCCACTGGCGTTGCCAGACGTAGAGTTGCTGATCGAGCACCGGCGCGTCGGATTGGCTGCACGCACCCAGCAACAGCAAGGAAACCAGCAGCGCCGGCAGACCCACGATAAACCGCATACCTTGGCGAACCTTCAAATTCACAAGGCTGCAAGGTTACACAAAAGCCTGTGGATCAGGGCTTGCGGGCGATGATCACCTGACTTTTCGCCACGACGCCGTCCAGCGCTTCCTTGATCTGCGCACCACGCGGCGAGTTGAGGATCGCCTGCCATGTTTCGGCCCAGTGGTTGAGCAGCGGATGATCCGGGTTGTTCAGATCGACCTTGGCGTCCCAGAACAGCAGCATCCACAGCGACCAGTAAAAACCGTACTGGCTGTGGCTGATGATCTCCAGGCCCGACTCACTGACCATCGCCTTGAACTGCTCTTCGCTGATCATGCGAATGTGGTTGGGGTGTTCGAAATACGCCGGCGCGGCGATGTCTTTTTGCAGGTTTTCCGAGCTCGGGTGCGGCACGCTCAACAGGTACAACGCGCCCGGCTGGCCGACACGCACCAGCTCGGCGAGAAACTGCGCCGGGTCATCGACGTGTTCAAGCACTTCGGTAGACACCACGCGAGTCGCCGTGTTGTCGGCAATCGGCAGCGGATTTCCATCGGTGACATGGCACTCGACGCTTTGCGCCGTGGTTTCGCTCAGACGCTGACGGGCAGCATCGATTTTGCCCGCATCGATGTCGGCAACGATCAGTTTTGCCCCACGCATACCGCAGAACTGCATGTTGCCGCCGTCACCACAGCCGACATCCAGCACCGTGTCGTCGGCGGATACCGGGAAGCCTTTGTACAACTCGCCGGTTTCGTGGTTGAACCAGCCGCTGAGCATCGCATCGCGCAGGCCGAGGTCGAACGCGTTGATCGTCTCGGCCGCAGGCAGCGAGGGCTGCGCGGGCGTCGTCGCCGTGAGTTTCTTCAAAAGGCTCAGCATGGGGTGGCTCCAGAAAGAGGTTCGACGGTAGACGAAGCGGTTTGCAGCGGTTTGCGGGCGATGATCACCTGACTCTTGGGCATCAGCTGATCGAGCAATTGTTTGATCGCCGGGCCGTCGGGCAGCGCCAGCAAGTCTTGCCAGGTGCGCGCCCAACTTTCCATCAGCGGCGGGTACGGCGCCTGGATCCGGTCACGCACCGCGCCTTCCAGATCTCGACCGGCCGCCCGTTCGCTGGCCCAGAAGAAGATCATGCCCATCACCCAGAAAAATCCGTTGGCCTGACGATGCTCAATCACCAGTCCAGCGTCCTCCACCAGCGCGGCAAACCGCTCGGGGGTGAAAATCTGTACATGATTGGGCGACTGGTAATAGCTGGCGGGAGCGATACCTTTTTGCAGATGCTCGCCCACCGGGGCCGGAACGCTCAGCAAGTACTGGGCGCCGGGACGGCCCATGCGCACCAGTTCGGCCATGAACGGTTCGGGCTCGTCGATATGTTCGAGCACCTCCATGCACACCACCTTGCTGGCGCAGCCATCGGCCAGCGGCAATGGCAGGCTGTTGCTGACCAGGCCCAGATTTGTTTGAGTCGATTGCGCCTCGACCTGCCGCGCGAGTTCACGGACCTTGTCGAGTTCGCTGTCGGTGAAGATCACCGACGCACCCTGGCGCACCGCAAACAGGGTTGCCACGCCTTCACCGCAGCCGACATCAAGCAGGGTATCGTCCGCACCGATGGCGAAACCCTTGAGCAACTCGCCGGTTTCGCCACGAAACCAGCCGTCGAGAATCGCGTCGAGCAGGCCGATATCCCGCGGTGAACCGCGCTCGGCGACAGGTTCAGGGGGAGGCACTGGCGCGGGTTGCGCGACCGGGCGCAGGCGTCTGATCAATGCGCGGATCATGAGCCGGAAGCCTCGACGGAGGCCATCGCGCGGTGTTCGAACAGTTGCGCGAGAAAGTCCCGCAAACGCTGCTCGGCCACGGCCTGGCTGCAAAACCCTCGCAGGCTCAGAACGGCTTGAGCCGACAGTTGTGCATAACGTTGTGGCTGGTTTTTCGCTACCTCGTAACTGTTGCGGTAGGCGACGCAGACCGACGCCCAATTGGTCATGTAGCGCAGCGTGCGGAACGCCTTGCGCGGGTCGTGGGGCCACGCGGTGAGTTCATCGGTGGACTCGACCAGGAACGCATTGTCTTCGCTCAGATAATCGATCATCGCCGTCGTGCGCGGTGCCACCGCCGGCTTGCCGCAGGACATGAACTCCATCAGCGGCAGGCACTGGCCTTCGCCGTAGGACGTGTTCACCACGTAACGGGTGGCCTGCACCAGCCGCTCGTAGTCCGCGTCCGCGAGGTAGCCGTAGATCAGCACGATGCGGCAGCGGTAGGAGCGGTTTTTGTACAGGTGATGAAGGATGTCGCTGAGGGCTTCCTCGGCATCGTGGTGGGTGAGCTTGAGCACCAGCGTTGCGTCTTCAACCTCACGGAACGTTACGCAAAATGCACTGAGCATGTCTTCCCAGTTCTTGCGTCCGTCGCCTGGGTTGAACACTGAGGTGTATACCACGCCGTCCAGCAGCAGCTCCTGCTCGCGGACCGGCGCCTCGAAGTCGATGCCCTTGCCGCGGCGCAAATGCTTCGGGCCGAAGGCGTCGAGATCGAGCTGGCGACTGTCGGCCACCACCCCTTTGATCTTCAGACGCACCGGGCCCGTCGAAGGCTGGCCTTGCAGCTGTTCTCCACGAGCCGAAAAGCGATCCCACACCGGCGCGGGCACCGCGACAATCGGGTAGTCGACGCCAACGGCCTCGCGCACTGCGTTGACCGTGTAGCTGGAATGAGTGATCGCCGCGCCGCAAGCGCGCAGCACCGTGCGCCAGTCATTACGTGGCTCGCCGTCGAAAGGCTCGTTGGGGATGGTGCTGAATTCCCAGGCGAACACCGGCAGCGTCGGACAGGCCAGATGAATCGGCGTGCGGTGGGGTGGCGAGAACGACAGAAACACGCACGGCACGCCACGGGCCAGGCACTCCAGGTACAGCGCGTCGACTTCACGAGCCGGGTCCGTCACTTCCACCACTCGCCCGAGGCGCTCGAGCACCGGTCGGTATTCCTTGAGCACGAAGTAATAGCTGTACTCGGAGCGGCCAAGATTCTGCGCGATGGTGTGCTGGTTGGTTTCCGAATGAATGATGATCAGCATGAGGCGTTGTCCGTCACGGGCGCTGCGTCGGCGGCCCCTGGCACGAGGCCGAAAAAGTCCGCCAGGCGCTGCTGTACCGGGGCGAAGGCGCAGTAATCCTGCATGCGTTCGACGGCGGCGACCGACATTCGTCGATAGTCCTGCGGCTGCGCCTTGGCCACCCGGTAGCTGTGCTCGTAGGCACTTTTGAGCGAGCCCCAGTCCGGCCGGTAACGCAAGGTACGGTAGATGATGCGGGTGTCCTGGGGCCAGATCGTCAGTTCTTCGCTGGACT
The sequence above is a segment of the Pseudomonas sp. HS6 genome. Coding sequences within it:
- a CDS encoding class I SAM-dependent methyltransferase, with the translated sequence MLSLLKKLTATTPAQPSLPAAETINAFDLGLRDAMLSGWFNHETGELYKGFPVSADDTVLDVGCGDGGNMQFCGMRGAKLIVADIDAGKIDAARQRLSETTAQSVECHVTDGNPLPIADNTATRVVSTEVLEHVDDPAQFLAELVRVGQPGALYLLSVPHPSSENLQKDIAAPAYFEHPNHIRMISEEQFKAMVSESGLEIISHSQYGFYWSLWMLLFWDAKVDLNNPDHPLLNHWAETWQAILNSPRGAQIKEALDGVVAKSQVIIARKP
- a CDS encoding glycosyltransferase; this translates as MLIIIHSETNQHTIAQNLGRSEYSYYFVLKEYRPVLERLGRVVEVTDPAREVDALYLECLARGVPCVFLSFSPPHRTPIHLACPTLPVFAWEFSTIPNEPFDGEPRNDWRTVLRACGAAITHSSYTVNAVREAVGVDYPIVAVPAPVWDRFSARGEQLQGQPSTGPVRLKIKGVVADSRQLDLDAFGPKHLRRGKGIDFEAPVREQELLLDGVVYTSVFNPGDGRKNWEDMLSAFCVTFREVEDATLVLKLTHHDAEEALSDILHHLYKNRSYRCRIVLIYGYLADADYERLVQATRYVVNTSYGEGQCLPLMEFMSCGKPAVAPRTTAMIDYLSEDNAFLVESTDELTAWPHDPRKAFRTLRYMTNWASVCVAYRNSYEVAKNQPQRYAQLSAQAVLSLRGFCSQAVAEQRLRDFLAQLFEHRAMASVEASGS
- a CDS encoding bifunctional 2-polyprenyl-6-hydroxyphenol methylase/3-demethylubiquinol 3-O-methyltransferase UbiG, with amino-acid sequence MIRALIRRLRPVAQPAPVPPPEPVAERGSPRDIGLLDAILDGWFRGETGELLKGFAIGADDTLLDVGCGEGVATLFAVRQGASVIFTDSELDKVRELARQVEAQSTQTNLGLVSNSLPLPLADGCASKVVCMEVLEHIDEPEPFMAELVRMGRPGAQYLLSVPAPVGEHLQKGIAPASYYQSPNHVQIFTPERFAALVEDAGLVIEHRQANGFFWVMGMIFFWASERAAGRDLEGAVRDRIQAPYPPLMESWARTWQDLLALPDGPAIKQLLDQLMPKSQVIIARKPLQTASSTVEPLSGATPC